One window from the genome of Pyrus communis chromosome 16, drPyrComm1.1, whole genome shotgun sequence encodes:
- the LOC137721282 gene encoding caffeic acid 3-O-methyltransferase-like, which produces MGSIGETQMTPTQVSDEEASLFAMQLASVSVLPMVLKAAIELDLLEIMAKAGPGVFVSPADLALQLPTKNPDAPVMLDRMLRLLASYSILTYSLRTLQDGKVERLYGLGPVCKFLTTNEDGVSIASLCLMNLDKVPVESWYHLKDAVLEGGIPFNKAYGMTAFEYHGTDPRFNKVFNRAMADISTITMKKILETYKGFEGLTSVVDVGGGTGAVVNMIVSKYPSIKGINFDLPHVIKDAPQYPGVEHVGGDMFGSVPKGDAIFMKCVCHDWSDEHCLKILKNCYAALPDNGKVILAECILQVAPTSNLATKVVAHHDLIMLTNSPSGKERTEEEFEALAKGSGFQGFRVTCPAFNTYVIELLKKN; this is translated from the exons atgggttCAATTGGAGAGACTCAGATGACTCCAACCCAAGTCTCCGACGAAGAAGCCAGCCTCTTCGCCATGCAGCTAGCCAGCGTCTCCGTTCTCCCCATGGTGCTCAAGGCAGCCATCGAGCTCGACCTCCTTGAGATTATGGCGAAAGCCGGGCCTGGCGTTTTCGTCTCTCCGGCGGACTTAGCTTTGCAGTTGCCGACCAAGAACCCTGACGCCCCCGTCATGCTGGACCGCATGCTGCGCCTCCTGGCCAGCTACTCCATCCTCACTTACTCCCTCCGCACGCTTCAGGATGGCAAAGTCGAGCGGCTGTACGGCCTCGGCCCTGTCTGCAAGTTCCTGACAACGAATGAGGATGGTGTTTCTATTGCTTCTCTCTGCCTCATGAACCTGGACAAGGTCCCCGTTGAGAGCTG GTACCACCTGAAAGATGCAGTTCTTGAAGGAGGGATTCCCTTCAACAAGGCCTATGGAATGACTGCTTTTGAGTACCATGGCACTGACCCAAGATTCAACAAGGTCTTCAACAGGGCAATGGCTGACATCTCCACCATTACCATGAAGAAAATTCTTGAGACCTACAAGGGCTTTGAGGGCCTCACATCTGTTGTTGATGTTGGTGGTGGCACCGGTGCTGTTGTTAACATGATCGTCTCCAAGTACCCTTCGATTAAGGGCATTAATTTTGACTTGCCTCATGTCATCAAAGATGCCCCCCAATATCCTG GTGTGGAGCACGTTGGAGGAGACATGTTTGGAAGTGTTCCAAAAGGAGATGCAATTTTCATGAAG TGTGTATGTCACGACTGGAGTGACGAgcattgtttgaagattttgaaGAACTGCTATGCTGCGCTTCCTGATAACGGCAAGGTGATTCTTGCGGAGTGCATTCTTCAGGTAGCCCCGACCAGCAACCTTGCCACCAAGGTAGTTGCCCATCACGACCTGATCATGTTAACTAACAGCCCTAGCGGAAAAGAGAGAACGGAGGAGGAGTTCGAGGCCTTGGCTAAAGGATCTGGTTTCCAAGGCTTCCGAGTCACGTGCCCTGCATTCAATACCTATGTCATTGAACTTCTTAAGAAGAATTGA
- the LOC137721552 gene encoding protein DOWNY MILDEW RESISTANCE 6-like, translating to METKVLSSGVIYTNLPESYVRPESDRPHLSEVSECENIPVIDLASPNRAQTVQQVGDACKYYGFFQVINHGVSTEGVDKMVGVANEFFNLPLDEKLKLYSEDPSKTMRLSTSFNVNKEKVHNWRDFLRLHCYPLDKYVPEWPSNPSSFRDTVSNYCREVRELGYRLEELISESLGLEKDYIRSTLGEQGQHMAVNFYPPCPQPELTYGLPGHTDPNALTILLQDLGVAGLQVLKDGKWVAVSPQPNAFVINIGDQLQALSNGIYKSVWHRAITNTERARLSVASFLCPQDDALISPAKALTKDGSAAIYRGYTYTEYYKKFWTRDLEKDHCLDLFKTQQQP from the exons ATGGAGACAAAAGTACTCTCCTCCGGAGTCATATACACCAACTTGCCGGAAAGCTATGTCAGACCAGAATCCGACCGGCCTCACTTGTCCGAAGTCTCCGAATGCGAAAACATTCCCGTTATTGACCTGGCTTCTCCCAACAGAGCCCAAACTGTGCAGCAAGTTGGCGATGCCTGCaaatattatggtttttttcAG GTTATTAACCACGGGGTGTCAACGGAAGGAGTGGACAAAATGGTAGGGGTGGCCAATGAGTTTTTTAACCTTCCTCTGGATGAAAAGTTGAAGCTGTACTCAGAAGACCCCTCAAAAACCATGAGACTTTCAACAAGTTTTAATGTAAACAAGGAAAAGGTTCATAACTGGAGAGATTTTCTTCGCCTCCATTGCTATCCTTTGGACAAGTACGTTCCCGAGTGGCCCTCCAATCCTTCGTCCTTCAG GGACACTGTGAGTAATTACTGTAGAGAGGTTCGAGAACTCGGATACAGATTAGAGGAATTAATATCAGAAAGTTTAGGGCTGGAGAAAGATTACATAAGGAGCACATTGGGCGAGCAAGGACAGCACATGGCGGTGAACTTTTACCCGCCGTGTCCGCAGCCCGAGCTGACTTACGGGCTGCCGGGCCACACCGACCCAAATGCCCTAACAATTCTGCTCCAAGACCTTGGAGTTGCTGGCCTTCAAGTTCTCAAAGATGGCAAATGGGTTGCTGTCAGTCCCCAACCCAATGCCTTTGTCATTAACATTGGTGATCAATTACAG GCTCTAAGTAATGGGATTTACAAGAGTGTGTGGCATCGGGCCATTACCAATACTGAAAGAGCAAGGCTCTCAGTGGCTTCATTCCTCTGCCCACAAGACGATGCTCTAATAAGCCCAGCAAAAGCTCTCACAAAGGATGGATCTGCAGCCATATATAGGGGCTATACCTACACTGAATATTATAAGAAGTTTTGGACTCGGGACTTGGAGAAAGACCATTGTTTGGACCTTTTCAAGACTCAGCAGCAGCCCTAG
- the LOC137720572 gene encoding protein TRANSPARENT TESTA GLABRA 1-like has protein sequence MENSTQESHLKAENSVTYESPYPLYALAFASPQTRTRHQHHRIAVGSFIEEYSNRVDILSFDPDTLSIKPNPTLSFDHPYPPTKLMFHPNPNALHKTNDVLASSGDYLRLWEVGDSTVEPIQVLNNSKTSEFCAPLTSFDWNDIEPRRIGTSSIDTTCTIWDIEKGVVETQLIAHDKEVYDIAWGEARVFASVSADGSVRIFDLRDKEHSTIIYESPQPDTPLLRLAWNKQDLRYMATILMDSNKVVILDIRSPTMPVAELERHRGSVNAIAWAPQSCRHICSAGDDTQALIWDLPTVAGPNGIDPMSMYSAGAEINQLQWSAAQPDWISIAFSNKMQLLKV, from the coding sequence atggagaaCTCTACGCAAGAATCGCATCTCAAGGCGGAGAACTCGGTGACGTACGAGTCGCCGTACCCGCTGTACGCCTTGGCGTTTGCCTCGCCCCAAACCCGAACCCGCCACCAGCACCACCGAATCGCCGTCGGCAGCTTTATCGAGGAGTACTCGAACCGGGTCGACATCCTTTCCTTCGACCCGGATACCCTTTCAATAAAGCCGAACCCGACCCTCTCCTTCGACCACCCTTATCCGCCCACCAAGCTCATGTTCCACCCGAACCCCAACGCCCTCCACAAAACCAACGACGTCTTAGCTTCCTCTGGCGACTACCTCCGCCTTTGGGAGGTCGGTGACTCCACCGTCGAGCCTATCCAGGTGTTAAATAACAGCAAGACCAGCGAGTTTTGCGCTCCGCTGACGTCATTCGATTGGAACGACATTGAGCCCCGGCGAATTGGGACTTCCAGCATCGACACCACCTGCACAATTTGGGACATCGAAAAGGGGGTCGTCGAGACGCAGCTGATTGCTCACGATAAAGAGGTGTACGACATCGCGTGGGGGGAAGCTAGGGTTTTTGCTTCGGTTTCGGCTGATGGGTCGGTGAGAATTTTCGATTTGAGGGACAAGGAGCACTCCACTATCATCTATGAGAGTCCTCAGCCAGATACCCCTTTGCTTCGATTGGCTTGGAACAAGCAGGATTTGAGGTACATGGCCACAATTTTGATGGATAGCAATAAAGTTGTGATCTTGGACATCCGATCGCCGACGATGCCAGTGGCGGAGCTGGAGAGGCACAGAGGTAGTGTGAATGCTATTGCTTGGGCCCCCCAGAGTTGTAGGCACATTTGCTCTGCTGGGGATGACACTCAGGCGCTTATTTGGGACCTGCCCACGGTCGCTGGGCCGAATGGAATCGACCCCATGTCGATGTACTCCGCAGGTGCGGAGATTAATCAGCTGCAGTGGTCTGCTGCACAGCCTGATTGGATTTCCATTGCATTTTCTAACAAGATGCAGCTTTTGAAGGTTTGA